A DNA window from Chitinibacter fontanus contains the following coding sequences:
- a CDS encoding type I secretion system permease/ATPase has protein sequence MPHAAFVPSDPLTTCLVQLTRFFQRPCSVQTLTSGLPLNGNRLDAMLFPRAAARAGLTAKLQRRSLDDIPDLSLPVVLLLKDGEACVAVKRQGNQWEILEANSAGGVQHITQADLAALFCGFVIFVKPSFQFDARTQADHIPRAEHWFWSSVQLCYPMYGHVLLAACLINIFALALPLFTMNVYDRVVPNQIYDTLWVLSIGVVLLLLFDVLIKALRAYYIDLAGKRIDVMLSAQIFERVLGLKVASRPQSVGAMVSHFQEFEGFREFITSATVTVIVDIPFVVLFLLVIFWLGGWLVLVPMICIPVIVILSLLLQRPLGELIQQSFRVASQKQAGLIETLSGIDTLKASTAESYAQRRWEKIIGEFGKLAVKTRGLSSMIVIQAGFIQQLATVVMVIGGVYLIGLRELTVGGLIACNLLLGRTLGPFAQVASLISRYHQARAGLKGMEQVMALPVEREKGQDFVQRPDFKGEIEFRNVSFSYPGQDTLALDDVSFHISPGERVGIIGRIGSGKSTLEKLILGFQEPSAGAVWIDGVDVRQIDPAQLRHNIGYVPEDVFLFYGSVRDNIVLSAPYIDDAAMLDAAEIAGVSEFVNRHPKGFDMLVGERGVGLSGGQKQTLGIARALLLNPAIYVFDEVTSALDNRSEEQFKQRFMRRLNTQHTLLLITHRMSMLTLVDRLLVLDNGRLIADGPKAEVMNMLAGGKLHAAK, from the coding sequence ATGCCGCATGCGGCTTTTGTGCCTAGCGATCCTCTCACTACTTGCTTGGTGCAATTAACCCGTTTTTTTCAGCGCCCCTGTTCGGTGCAAACACTAACCAGCGGCTTACCACTGAATGGCAACCGCTTGGATGCCATGCTGTTTCCCCGCGCTGCTGCACGGGCTGGCTTGACTGCCAAGCTGCAGCGACGCTCATTGGATGATATTCCCGATCTTTCGCTGCCGGTGGTGCTGTTGCTCAAGGATGGTGAAGCCTGCGTTGCCGTTAAGCGGCAGGGTAATCAATGGGAGATTCTGGAGGCGAATTCTGCAGGCGGTGTGCAGCATATTACTCAGGCTGATTTAGCCGCTTTGTTTTGCGGCTTTGTGATTTTTGTAAAACCTAGTTTTCAGTTTGATGCTCGCACCCAGGCTGATCATATTCCAAGGGCTGAACATTGGTTTTGGAGCAGTGTGCAGCTTTGTTATCCCATGTATGGACATGTGTTGCTGGCGGCCTGTCTGATCAATATTTTTGCCTTGGCGCTACCGTTGTTCACCATGAATGTGTACGACCGAGTGGTGCCCAATCAAATTTATGACACCCTGTGGGTGCTCTCGATTGGTGTTGTGTTGCTCTTGCTATTTGATGTTTTGATCAAAGCTTTACGTGCCTATTACATTGATTTAGCAGGGAAACGGATTGATGTGATGCTTTCTGCCCAGATTTTTGAGCGAGTGCTAGGGCTCAAAGTCGCATCCCGGCCTCAATCAGTCGGCGCGATGGTGAGCCATTTTCAGGAGTTTGAAGGTTTTCGCGAATTCATTACTTCGGCCACGGTGACCGTGATTGTTGATATCCCGTTTGTCGTGCTGTTTTTGCTGGTAATTTTCTGGCTAGGTGGCTGGCTGGTGTTGGTGCCGATGATTTGTATTCCAGTGATTGTCATATTGAGCCTGCTATTACAGCGCCCCTTGGGTGAGTTGATTCAGCAAAGTTTTAGGGTTGCTTCACAAAAGCAGGCAGGGTTGATCGAGACTTTATCGGGGATTGATACGCTCAAAGCCTCAACTGCGGAAAGCTATGCCCAGCGCCGCTGGGAAAAAATCATTGGCGAATTTGGCAAATTGGCGGTCAAAACGCGCGGTTTGTCATCAATGATTGTGATTCAGGCCGGGTTTATTCAGCAATTGGCAACGGTGGTAATGGTCATTGGCGGTGTGTATCTGATTGGTTTGCGCGAGTTGACCGTCGGTGGTTTGATTGCCTGTAATTTACTGCTTGGCCGTACTTTGGGGCCATTTGCCCAAGTGGCAAGTTTGATCAGCCGTTATCACCAGGCTAGAGCCGGGCTTAAAGGGATGGAGCAGGTCATGGCGCTGCCTGTTGAGCGCGAAAAAGGGCAGGATTTTGTACAGCGGCCCGATTTCAAGGGCGAAATCGAGTTTCGGAACGTGAGTTTTAGCTATCCTGGGCAAGATACGCTGGCACTGGATGATGTGTCATTCCATATTTCCCCCGGGGAGCGAGTCGGCATTATCGGGCGCATCGGTTCCGGTAAAAGTACGCTGGAAAAATTGATTCTGGGGTTTCAGGAGCCCAGTGCGGGTGCGGTATGGATTGATGGTGTGGATGTGCGACAGATCGACCCGGCCCAGTTGCGCCACAATATTGGCTATGTGCCGGAAGACGTATTTTTATTTTATGGCTCCGTGCGCGATAACATCGTGCTGTCTGCGCCGTATATTGATGACGCTGCCATGCTGGATGCTGCAGAAATTGCGGGGGTGAGCGAATTTGTTAATCGCCATCCCAAGGGCTTTGATATGTTGGTGGGTGAGCGCGGGGTTGGATTGTCTGGGGGGCAAAAACAAACACTGGGTATTGCCCGGGCTTTGCTGCTTAACCCCGCGATTTATGTCTTTGACGAAGTGACCAGTGCACTGGATAACCGGAGTGAAGAGCAATTTAAACAGCGCTTTATGCGGCGATTGAACACGCAGCATACTTTATTGCTAATTACCCACCGGATGTCGATGCTCACACTGGTTGATCGCTTATTGGTACTAGATAACGGGCGTTTGATTGCCGACGGTCCTAAAGCAGAAGTAATGAATATGCTCGCGGGAGGGAAGCTCCATGCCGCAAAATAA
- a CDS encoding HlyD family type I secretion periplasmic adaptor subunit produces the protein MPQNNSKSIKQEDLNFLGDGAAAIYGGSTWWANSILYACGALILVGLLWACFAEIDEVTVAEGKVIPSSQVQVIQNLEGGIVASIPVKVGEVVQKGQVLMKLDEKRFSSSLGESTVKHDALTAKMARLTAEANGSAFVPPEKLLKSNPAVIEAEQQLFNSRKREIESSVSVLQSEAAQRNHEIAGMRAKLAKLESGLKLAQEEYAMSKPLAEKNVISQIDFMHLQRQISDLNGEINETRSAIPGLQSSLAETNGKIAGVYAKAKADAANELAGVKAELDATSATTVALSDRFERTTIRAPLAGVVKLIKVNTVGGVLQPGMDVMEIVPLEDNLLVEAKIRPSDIGFLRPKQEAMVKLTAYDFSIYGGLLADVETITADSIVDEAKKESYYLVRVRTRSNHLGDAKHNLPIIPGMLSTVHIKTGKKTVMQYLMKPIVKAKNEAMRER, from the coding sequence ATGCCGCAAAATAACTCCAAATCGATCAAGCAAGAAGACCTGAATTTTCTCGGCGATGGTGCTGCGGCAATTTATGGTGGGTCAACCTGGTGGGCCAATAGCATTCTATATGCCTGTGGCGCCTTAATTTTGGTGGGTTTGTTGTGGGCTTGCTTTGCTGAGATCGATGAAGTCACAGTAGCAGAAGGGAAGGTGATTCCTTCTAGTCAGGTACAGGTGATTCAAAATCTGGAAGGCGGTATTGTGGCCAGCATCCCGGTCAAAGTGGGCGAAGTCGTCCAAAAGGGCCAGGTGTTGATGAAGCTGGATGAAAAACGGTTTTCCTCTTCCCTCGGCGAAAGCACCGTTAAGCATGATGCTCTCACCGCTAAAATGGCGCGCTTAACAGCGGAGGCCAATGGCAGTGCTTTTGTGCCACCAGAAAAATTACTTAAATCTAACCCGGCGGTGATCGAGGCCGAGCAGCAACTATTTAATTCCCGCAAACGTGAAATTGAATCGTCTGTTTCGGTTTTGCAAAGTGAAGCTGCACAGCGCAATCACGAAATTGCCGGCATGCGCGCCAAGCTGGCGAAATTGGAGTCAGGCTTAAAATTGGCGCAGGAAGAATATGCGATGAGTAAGCCGCTGGCGGAAAAGAATGTGATCTCGCAAATTGATTTTATGCATTTGCAGCGCCAAATTAGCGATCTAAATGGCGAAATTAACGAAACACGTTCGGCTATTCCCGGCTTGCAAAGTAGCTTAGCGGAGACCAATGGCAAGATTGCGGGGGTGTATGCCAAAGCCAAAGCCGATGCTGCCAATGAGCTTGCGGGGGTAAAAGCAGAGTTAGATGCCACATCGGCCACCACGGTTGCTTTGAGTGACCGCTTTGAACGGACCACGATTCGAGCGCCATTGGCCGGGGTGGTGAAGCTGATTAAGGTCAATACTGTGGGCGGCGTGCTGCAGCCGGGAATGGATGTGATGGAGATTGTGCCGTTAGAAGATAATTTGCTGGTTGAAGCCAAGATTCGCCCATCCGATATTGGGTTTTTGCGCCCGAAACAAGAAGCGATGGTGAAACTAACTGCCTATGATTTCTCGATTTATGGCGGTTTGCTGGCCGATGTAGAAACCATTACCGCAGATTCAATTGTGGACGAGGCTAAAAAAGAAAGTTATTACCTGGTACGGGTACGTACCCGCTCAAACCATTTAGGCGATGCCAAACACAATTTGCCGATTATTCCCGGCATGCTGTCGACTGTTCACATTAAAACGGGCAAAAAAACCGTGATGCAATATTTAATGAAGCCGATTGTTAAGGCCAAGAATGAGGCCATGCGAGAGCGATAA